One segment of Candidatus Obscuribacterales bacterium DNA contains the following:
- a CDS encoding glycosyltransferase family 1 protein translates to MSQIVVNASFVSKRPTGLSIYTRNVVPHLSDLQPMVLTPEAIAPHDAHPQVPPTMTPDQGSRGHARRLVWTQTRLLDIYRQSHAPLLFTPVPEAPLFAQCRYVVTVHDLIPLRFPKRWSPLTPYFRHYVPAVLRQAQHIVCNSHTTARDVCDRFSIPAQRLTPIPLACDTDHFRFLDLPTQPYFLYIGRYDPYKNLGRVVAALGAMPRSLACELWIAGSPDDRYQPALQQQADELGVGDRLRWLDYVPYDHLPILLNQAIALVFPSLWEGFGLPVLEAMACGTPVITSNLSSLPEVAGDAALLVDPYDTRAIAQAMQTMVSDDQTRSQLRQAGLARAQLFSWEKTGAATQAILRDCLDHLT, encoded by the coding sequence ATGTCTCAGATCGTTGTTAATGCCTCCTTTGTATCCAAGCGTCCCACGGGACTTAGCATCTACACCCGCAACGTCGTACCCCACTTGAGCGACCTGCAGCCCATGGTGCTGACTCCGGAAGCGATCGCTCCCCATGATGCCCATCCCCAAGTGCCGCCCACCATGACCCCCGACCAAGGCTCCCGAGGTCATGCCCGCCGCTTGGTCTGGACTCAAACCCGCCTCTTGGACATCTATCGCCAAAGCCATGCCCCCCTCCTGTTCACGCCGGTACCTGAAGCGCCTTTGTTCGCCCAATGTCGCTATGTGGTTACGGTACACGACCTGATTCCCCTACGATTTCCCAAACGCTGGTCGCCGCTCACGCCCTACTTTCGCCACTACGTGCCCGCCGTGCTGCGCCAGGCCCAGCATATTGTGTGCAACTCCCACACCACCGCTCGGGATGTCTGCGATCGCTTCTCGATCCCCGCCCAGCGCCTCACCCCCATTCCCCTGGCCTGCGATACCGATCATTTCCGCTTCCTAGACCTACCAACCCAGCCCTATTTCCTCTACATCGGCCGCTATGACCCCTACAAAAATCTAGGGCGAGTAGTGGCGGCTTTGGGCGCAATGCCGCGATCGCTTGCCTGTGAGCTATGGATTGCCGGTAGTCCGGATGACCGCTACCAGCCGGCCCTGCAGCAACAGGCCGACGAGCTTGGGGTGGGCGATCGCCTGCGCTGGCTCGACTATGTGCCCTACGATCACTTGCCAATTTTGCTGAACCAAGCGATCGCCCTGGTTTTTCCCAGCCTCTGGGAGGGGTTTGGTTTACCCGTCCTAGAAGCTATGGCCTGCGGAACACCGGTGATTACCTCCAACCTGTCGTCCCTGCCCGAGGTGGCCGGCGATGCAGCGCTGCTGGTGGATCCCTACGATACAAGAGCGATCGCTCAGGCCATGCAGACCATGGTGAGCGATGACCAAACGCGATCGCAGTTGCGCCAGGCCGGTCTGGCCCGGGCCCAGCTCTTTAGCTGGGAAAAAACCGGTGCAGCTACCCAAGCCATTCTGCGCGACTGTTTAGACCATTTAACCTAA